The window GGGATGGGCGCCATGAAATCTTGACAGAATCTCCGGAAGCACCGAGGCGATCAGCGTGTCGGTCGTGGTCAGGCGCAGGCCGCCTTCGATGCGCAGGTCCTGGCCGGCGAGCTTGCGCTCCAGCGTGGTGACGACGTCGCTCATCGTCCGTGCCGCGGCCAGCAGTTCTTCCCCGCCGGCGGTGAGTGTGTATCCGGTCGGCAGCCGCTCGAACAGGCGCAGGCCATGCGCCTCCTCGAAGGCGTTGATCCGGCGCAGCACCGTGGTGTGATTGACCTTGAGGACGCGTGCGGCATTGGCAAGCGAGCCGTTCTCGGCCACCGCCAAAATATATTGCAGATCTTCCCAGCCGATCGCCCTGTGCATTGCTGCAAACTTAATGGGCGTGAATGCGGCCTGCAAGCAGGGCCAAGCTTTCCATAGGTTCCGCTCGTTCCCAGGCGAGCCGCAACGGCGGGCGCAGTCGTGGGACCCAACCCCTGCGAGGCCTGCGATGACACCCATTCAGCTCTACACCTTCCCGACACCGAACGGCCACAAGGCGTCGATCATGCTGGAGGAGACAGGCCTTCCCTATGAGGTGAAGGTGATCGACATCGAGCGTGGCGACCAGAAGACGCCGGAATTCCTGGCGCTCAATCTCAACAACAAGATTCCCGTCATCGTCGATCCGGACCGCGATCGCACCGTGGTCGAGAGCGGCGCCATCCTGTTCTACCTGGCCGAGCGGGCAGGCCGGCTGATGCCGCGCAATGCGGTGGAGCACGGCACCACCTTGCAATGGATTCTGTTCCAGGCGGCGCATGTCGGCCCGACCCTCGGCCAGGTCTGGAACTGGAAGATCTTCGATGACGAGAAGCCGCCGCGCGTGGTGGCGCGGTTCGAGCGCGAGGCCGAACGGGTATTCCGCGTACTCGATACGCGGCTCGGTCAGCGGACTTATCTCGCGGGAAATGAATTCGGCATTGCCGACATCATGACATGGCCCTGGATCAACGTCGCCGAACCGAAGCTCGATCTCGACCTCGGCGTTTACGCCAACCTGCGGCGCTGGTTTGACGAGGTCGCGGCGCGCCCGGCGGTGCAGCGCGGGCTGCTGGTGCCGCATCTTGAACATCCGGCGGCCTGAGCGCGTCGCGCCTCAACCTTCATTCAATTTGGAGAAGCGTCATGGACTATCTGTTCATCGTGCTTGCGTTCGTCGCAGGCAGCCTGCTGGCCGTGCAGGCCGGCGCCAATGCTCAGCTGGCCAAGGCCACCGGCTCGCCATTCGCGGCAACGACGCTGCAATTGTCGGTCGGCAGTGCCGTGCTGGTGCTGCTGACACTCGCCACCGGATCGATCATGGCGCTGCGGCTGCTGCCGGAGGCCACCTGGTGGCACGCGGTCGGCGGCACTGCGTCGGCGTTCTATGTGGTGTCGACCATCCTGCTGTTTCCGCGGCTGGGTGCGGTGGCTTCGGTCGGCCTGATCATCGCCGGCCAGATGCTGGCGTCGCTGGCGCTGGATTCGTTCGGCTGGCTCGGCATTCCGGCCCATGGCTTTGCATTCGGGCCGGTGCTCGGGACGCTGATCGTGCTGGTGGGTGCGTCGCTGATCGTGTTCGGGCAGGCCGGCGGAGCCGGCGCGTTATCGCCAGCGAGTCTTGGCTGGATCGTTTTTGCCTTGCTCGCGGGCGCCGTGCTGCCGGTGCAGGGCGCCGTCAATGCCCTGCTGCGCCATGATCTCGGCGGTGCGTCCTTTGCGGTCGGCGTGACCTCCTTCGTGGTCGCGACGGCGGCCATGGCGGCGGTTCTGATCCTCAGTCTGGCGCTGCCGCAGACGCCGCGTCCGCACCTGCAGGGCGTGCCGGCAATGCCGTGGTGGGGATGGCTCGGCGGACTCGCGGGCGCGACCTATGTGACGACAGTGTTTACCGCCATTCCCGTCATCGGCACTGCGGCCGCCGTCGGTCTCACCGTGGCCGGCCAGCAGGTGGCTTCGATCTTTGTCGACATCTTCGGCTGGTTTCGCCTGCCGCAACGGCCGGTATCGGCGGTCCGCCTGTTCGGCGTGATGCTGCTGCTGGCCGGCGTGGTCATCATCAAGGTCATCTGACACCACCCCAACAATCCCCGGAATGGAGAAAGACAATGACCCACAATCTTGCCTGGGGCCTGCTGGTCCTCGCCGGCCTTCTCGATGTCGCCTGGGCCGGCGCCATGAAACTCAATGAGGGCTTCACCAGGCTCAGTTGGAGCGTGATCTCGTTGCTGCTGCTGGCGGCGCTGGTTGCGGCGCTGGGGCAGGCGGTGAAGGTGCTGCCGGTCGGCACCGCCTATGCGGTCTGGACCGGGATCGGTGCTGTCGGCACCGTTGTGCTCGGCCTGGTCGTGTTCCAGGAGTCGCTGGGTGTGGGCCGGCTGGTTTGTCTCGCGCTCGTCGTCGGTGGTGTCGTCGGTCTCAAGCTGCTGGAGACGACGTGAGAGCCGCGGTGCCTGCGGAGTCCGCCAGCACACACCGCGCATAATGCCCCGGTGCCACTTCAATCGGCGGCGGCAGTCCCTCGAGGCAACGCGGCTCGGCGAAACGGCAGCGTGGCGCGAACGAGCAGTTGCTGGGGGCGACATCGAGCGACGGCGGCGTGCCGGGAATGGTTTCCAGCCGCGCGCCGCGGACGGCGCCGTGCACGGTCGCGGTCAGGAGGCCGCGCGGATAAGGGTGGACAGCGGTGCGGACGATCTCGCGATAAGTGCCAGTCTCGACAATCTGGCCCGCATACATCACCGCGATACGATCGCAGATCTCGATCGCGACCCCGATGTCGTGGGTGACGAAGATCACCGACATGCCGAACTCGCGCTGCAGCTCGCGCAGCAGCAGCAGGATCTGGATCTGCACGGTGGCGTCCAGCGCCGTGGTCGGCTCGTCCGCCAGCAGCACCTTCGGTTTGCACGCCAGCGCCAGCGCGATCATCGCTCGCTGCCGCATGCCGCCGGACATTTCGTGCGGATAGGCGCCGAGACGGCGTTTCGCGGAGGGGATCCGCACCACGTCCAGCATCTCTAGTGCACGTGCCATGGCCTCGCTACGGCTCTTGCCTTCATGCCGCATCACTGATTCGGCGATCTGGTCGCCGATGGTATAGACCGGGTCGAGCGCCAGTCCCGGCTCCTGGAAGATCATCGACACGGTTTGGCCGCGGAAGGCGGACAGCTGGTTGTCGTCGAGCGCCAGCACGTCCTGGCCGGCGACGCTGATCTGGCCCGTGATATGGGAGCGTTTCTTCGGCAACAGCCGCATCAGCGCCCGCAGCGTCACGCTCTTGCCGGAGCCGGATTCGCCGAGCAGTCCCAGCACCTCGCCCTGTTTCAGCGAGAGATCGACATTGTTGACCGCATGCACCGTGCGCTCGCCGGAAAAGCGCACGGTCAGGTTCTTGACGTCGATCAGGTTGGTCATGCGAGGTCCGGTGTTCGGGTGTGGAAATCAGTGACGCGCTGGAAAGCGGCGCCGATCCGCAGGATCATGTCTTCGTCGAACGGACGTCCGACCAGTTGCAGGCCGATCGGCAATCCGGCGGGGCTGAAGCCCGCAGGAATCGATAGCGCCGGCAGGCCCAGATAGTTGATCGGGCGGGTGAAGCGGGTCAGGTTCTGGATCACCGCTTCGGCGCCCGGCTGGTTGCCGACGTCGCTGTCCGCGATGGTCGGCGCCGGCACCGGGGACACCGGCGCGAGCCAGGCGTCGACTCCTGCAACAGCCGCGAGATGCGCCGCGAGCGCCGGCCCGCGCCAGCGCAGCGCTTCCAGATAACTCAGCGCGGGAACGGCGAGCGCGT is drawn from Bradyrhizobium prioriisuperbiae and contains these coding sequences:
- a CDS encoding glutathione S-transferase family protein → MTPIQLYTFPTPNGHKASIMLEETGLPYEVKVIDIERGDQKTPEFLALNLNNKIPVIVDPDRDRTVVESGAILFYLAERAGRLMPRNAVEHGTTLQWILFQAAHVGPTLGQVWNWKIFDDEKPPRVVARFEREAERVFRVLDTRLGQRTYLAGNEFGIADIMTWPWINVAEPKLDLDLGVYANLRRWFDEVAARPAVQRGLLVPHLEHPAA
- a CDS encoding DMT family transporter, with translation MDYLFIVLAFVAGSLLAVQAGANAQLAKATGSPFAATTLQLSVGSAVLVLLTLATGSIMALRLLPEATWWHAVGGTASAFYVVSTILLFPRLGAVASVGLIIAGQMLASLALDSFGWLGIPAHGFAFGPVLGTLIVLVGASLIVFGQAGGAGALSPASLGWIVFALLAGAVLPVQGAVNALLRHDLGGASFAVGVTSFVVATAAMAAVLILSLALPQTPRPHLQGVPAMPWWGWLGGLAGATYVTTVFTAIPVIGTAAAVGLTVAGQQVASIFVDIFGWFRLPQRPVSAVRLFGVMLLLAGVVIIKVI
- a CDS encoding multidrug efflux SMR transporter yields the protein MTHNLAWGLLVLAGLLDVAWAGAMKLNEGFTRLSWSVISLLLLAALVAALGQAVKVLPVGTAYAVWTGIGAVGTVVLGLVVFQESLGVGRLVCLALVVGGVVGLKLLETT
- a CDS encoding ABC transporter ATP-binding protein encodes the protein MTNLIDVKNLTVRFSGERTVHAVNNVDLSLKQGEVLGLLGESGSGKSVTLRALMRLLPKKRSHITGQISVAGQDVLALDDNQLSAFRGQTVSMIFQEPGLALDPVYTIGDQIAESVMRHEGKSRSEAMARALEMLDVVRIPSAKRRLGAYPHEMSGGMRQRAMIALALACKPKVLLADEPTTALDATVQIQILLLLRELQREFGMSVIFVTHDIGVAIEICDRIAVMYAGQIVETGTYREIVRTAVHPYPRGLLTATVHGAVRGARLETIPGTPPSLDVAPSNCSFAPRCRFAEPRCLEGLPPPIEVAPGHYARCVLADSAGTAALTSSPAA